A region of Bacteroidota bacterium DNA encodes the following proteins:
- the vgrG gene encoding type VI secretion system tip protein VgrG, whose amino-acid sequence MAATTNDQIIPIEGAHEAVIHEILVEGTVISPKYQVMSIDIRLEVNRLAAARIVLRDGEPAIGNFEISETETFKPGNKIKINLGYDSDRQPLFEGIIVRHAIRSPQSGHSTLTIECRHEAVKMTLGRQNKYFTNSLDSDVMEEILKAYGLAGTLAPTSVMHKEVVQHYATDWDFLLLRAELNGQLVFPDGGKISVDEPKTDTKPVLTLTYGVNLIEVEAEMDACSQWNTVKASSWDYARQELFEAESATATFTEPGNIAGAALAETVAPEVFELRHVGQVVTEELQAWTDAALLKSRLAKLRGRVKIRGFSGIVPGVLVNLQGCGARFNGNVYVTAVRHEVHSGTWFSHIQFGLSPAWFSHKTDIAAPPANGMMVPMHGLQIGVAVELADPDGEHRVLVRLPVLDNEARGVWARVSMLDAGENRGSFFRPEIGDEVVVGFLNDDPRDPVILGMLHSSAKSPWHIADDENHIKGFHSRNSMRMVFDDEKTILTVDTPAGNKLVFSEDDASITIEDQHGNLIKMSDAGIALNSVKYIKMEAAANIEIKAATNLTAEGGANVDVSAGAAISAKGSASAEFSSSGATALKGSVVQIN is encoded by the coding sequence ATGGCTGCCACTACTAACGATCAAATTATTCCTATTGAAGGCGCGCACGAGGCTGTGATCCACGAGATCCTGGTTGAGGGGACAGTTATTAGCCCTAAATATCAAGTGATGAGCATTGATATACGGCTCGAAGTGAATCGCCTTGCTGCTGCGCGCATTGTGCTTCGGGATGGTGAGCCTGCGATTGGCAATTTTGAGATCAGCGAAACGGAAACGTTTAAACCGGGCAACAAAATCAAGATTAACCTTGGCTATGACAGCGATCGCCAGCCATTGTTCGAAGGTATAATCGTCCGACATGCAATTCGATCTCCGCAGTCAGGGCACTCCACGCTCACCATTGAATGCCGGCACGAGGCCGTGAAAATGACCCTTGGGCGCCAGAATAAATATTTCACGAATAGCCTGGATAGCGATGTGATGGAAGAGATTTTGAAGGCATATGGTCTTGCAGGTACCCTAGCGCCTACCTCAGTGATGCACAAGGAAGTCGTTCAGCACTATGCAACAGATTGGGATTTTTTACTGCTACGGGCTGAATTGAATGGACAGCTCGTTTTTCCTGATGGAGGCAAAATATCTGTTGATGAGCCAAAGACAGATACCAAGCCCGTTCTTACACTGACCTATGGTGTAAATCTTATCGAAGTTGAAGCTGAAATGGATGCCTGTTCTCAGTGGAATACCGTAAAAGCTTCATCGTGGGATTATGCCAGACAGGAGCTTTTCGAAGCAGAGTCTGCTACTGCTACATTCACTGAACCGGGAAATATAGCGGGTGCTGCGCTGGCAGAAACTGTCGCTCCAGAGGTTTTCGAGCTGCGCCATGTTGGTCAGGTTGTAACGGAAGAACTGCAGGCATGGACAGATGCAGCATTATTGAAAAGCCGGTTGGCAAAACTCCGGGGTAGAGTAAAAATAAGAGGATTTTCGGGCATCGTCCCCGGTGTATTGGTGAACCTGCAGGGGTGTGGTGCACGATTTAATGGGAATGTATATGTAACCGCCGTTCGTCACGAAGTACATTCTGGCACCTGGTTTTCACACATACAGTTTGGGTTATCTCCTGCCTGGTTCTCGCACAAGACAGACATTGCAGCTCCGCCGGCAAATGGTATGATGGTACCCATGCACGGATTGCAGATTGGTGTTGCAGTCGAATTGGCTGACCCCGATGGCGAACACCGGGTTCTGGTGAGATTGCCTGTGCTGGACAATGAAGCGCGTGGTGTTTGGGCGCGTGTTTCGATGCTGGATGCGGGCGAGAATCGCGGTTCTTTTTTTCGCCCTGAAATTGGGGATGAAGTAGTTGTTGGGTTTCTCAATGATGACCCCCGAGACCCGGTTATTCTGGGGATGCTGCACTCAAGCGCTAAATCTCCCTGGCATATCGCTGACGATGAAAACCACATAAAGGGGTTTCACTCCCGCAACAGTATGCGGATGGTGTTTGATGATGAGAAGACAATTTTGACAGTCGATACGCCCGCCGGCAACAAGCTGGTCTTCAGCGAGGACGATGCAAGCATTACGATTGAGGACCAGCATGGTAACCTTATCAAAATGAGTGATGCTGGGATAGCGTTGAACAGTGTCAAATATATCAAGATGGAAGCGGCCGCAAATATCGAAATCAAAGCGGCGACTAACCTCACAGCAGAAGGCGGTGCCAATGTGGATGTGTCGGCCGGCGCCGCCATAAGCGCTAAGGGTAGTGCTTCAGCAGAGTTTTCGTCGTCCGGTGCAACAGCGCTCAAAGGGTCCGTTGTTCAAATTAATTA